Genomic DNA from Perca fluviatilis chromosome 12, GENO_Pfluv_1.0, whole genome shotgun sequence:
ATTTTAACTTGCCAATTCAGCTGTCAGTCCTGCTATTTCATTGCCAAAAAACACTCTATGGAAATGTACTGTAATGGCTGCAAGTAGTGATTAATAGCACTGTAAACACAAAGGTTTAAAGgtaaaaattacaacacaaagtaAAAATAACAGTTTTGTGTACAGTGAGACTAGCCTTCAAGACATGTTCTTAAAAAGGAATGCCACTCAATTCATGAATGTTACAGTTATGGCCTAAGACAGACAAACTAATTCTTCTGTAAactttatattaaaataatgtaatttgtTTCAAGCCAAAGAATGCGAACCAAACATCACTGTGAATACTGTCACATTTAGATTTTCTATTTGACATCAAAGATTCAGGGGCCAAACAAGCAATGGCAACAACATCCGCTGTTAGCTAATACAGACCAATTTGTCCTAAGGCAAAGGCATAGTGAATCCCAAACCTGATATTCAGTGGTATTCCCCTTTAAGTGCATTACGTTGTTCTTGGGAGTTATCAAAATGTAAAGCTAATAGATTTTGCACACAACAAAATACTGTTTGGTGTTCTCTCAAAAGGTTTCCTCAACAAACAAGCAGAATAGGTGCTGAcattttgctgctttcatgtatttgtctatCAGAGATAACTAACAAACTGAGGTAGAAAGGAACTTAGGCTATACATAATCCTTAGGTTTCATTAATGATAAAACAGCAGCAGGATGGAAAGAAATAGCTTGGGGCAGCTGTCTTCCCCAACCCCAAGATGGTTGTCTGCACCTTTCGAATTTCTCTCAGCTCTGCATCACCACAAGCTAAAGTAAAGAAACCCAAACAAATTACTTTTTAGTCTTGTAAATAAACTAGAATTACTCACATACATTCATTGTAGGAACCTTCTCATTTCATTTTGAGCGTCTTGAGGTATTATAAAGCTTTACATGGTTTGATAATGGAATTTCAAATGCAAGCCAAATGCTCTTGTAGTGTGTAGTGCTTTGACACAAGCTTATGAGGTACTGTACATATCATCACTTTCCTGAGTTTTCAAATAGAGAACATCAAAAGAATGGTAGAATTCTATATTTTTGTGAAACACTGTGAATTACTACTGAAACAATATTTTACCAGCAATTACATAGTAATGTATTGTTTAGATTTAAGTCACCttgtaaaatatttgtttttgtaatgtCAACTATAATGGTGAGGCTAGTACAGCAACCAAATTAACCTTGGGTTTGTTAGAAAACAAATTGTATTGTTCCAACAAAAAAAGTATGTAAGTGTTTGTAAATAAaggatttacacacacacatgaaaccTTTGTAAGGTAATGAAGCCCAACTGAAGTGAAGCCAATATATTTAATTTAGCTCAAATTAACCACAACTGTTCACAGAGACCACGAAACGGACACAGCTGTAGAACActaaaggaaaagagaaagcaagttttttgtctcattttaaagcttttttttcatattagcacatcaccaatgaagattgtgaggcaaaaagaaaaagaaaacttaaaCAGCACCACCTCAGGCACTTGATAGCAACTAAATCTCAAGATCAGCAGaatagtatgtatatatatttatgtatatatatgtatatacaaaaACAGGGGGCATCTTCTTCCAAGTCGTTTGAGTTTTAGTGAGCACATGGCGTCAGCCACATAAAGCATTTAATCAACTTTTACCAATGGTggatgatgtcattttctgtctaAAGCCTTCAAGCACAATCCCTTTGCTGTATATATTATGTTCATGTCAatactgtttatttttcttgttCACTGAAAGCCAAACACTGATTGGGCCGGGGGGGGGGTAGTCAACAGGGAAGTATTCAactactgagaaaaaaaaaaatgtgggttttttttaaaaaaaaaaaaatttttttaaaaaaaattggggaTTTGCAAAACACATTGTCAAAGTCTTCGTAGGAGACCGGTCTCATCTGAGTGGGGTGGAGGGTTGACAGGTCAGCTCCAGGAATGCCATGGAGAGGACCTACCACAGCCTCTTGACACAGCTGAGCCACGTCCAGTCCAGAAAAGCCCTCTGTCCTCTGAACCAGTAGTGACATTTCTTTGTCACTAAGACAGTAGTTGTGCTGTGAGAGCAGTTGGCTGATTATCTGGTGTCGTGCTGTCCCATCAGGCAACGGGATGAGCAGTCGCTTGGCAAAGTACCTCCGTAGGGACTCCGGGATCTCTTCAGGCTtattggtggagcagaccacgAGGACATGGTCCTCAGCAGAGGTCAGAATACTGTCAAGCTGCATGAGGAGCTCAGCCTTGAGGCGATTCACTGGACTCTCCTCACTGAGCTGGGCTGACAGCAGCAGATCAACCTCTCTGATGAACACCACTGCTGGCTGGCGACACCGGGCCACCAAGAAAGAAGCTTGGATGATCTTGTCCCCTTCCCCTAGCCACTTGGTCACCAGAGCTGAGCTGCTGAGTCGCAAGAAGGCAGCCCCCAGTTGGCTGGCCATGCTCTGGGCCAGCAGCGTTCTACCAGTTCCCTGAGGTCCAAATAAAAGGAGGCTCCGAGGTAATGTGGCAAGTCCACTAAACATATCTGGCCTTAAAATGGGCCATAGTATCTCCTCTTTGATGGCTGCTTTGGCCATATCCAGACCCGCGATGTCGCTCCAGTCCACTGGAGGGCCCTGCTGAAGGATTTCTGTGGTCACCATCTCCACCAGGTTGGAGTCACTGTTCTTCAGTTGTTCCTCCGCAGCATGGATGGACGAGGTAGCTGTACCAATGTCAGGCCCTGTAAGGGAGTGAGAGAGGTGCTGTCTGTGCTCTTCAGTTCGCTCGCTCATGATTGAAGATCCAAACTTGCTGTAGGGCTCACCAGTTCTGAGATCACCCACAGAGCTTTTGGTCGATCCATAGGATGGAGGAGTCAGTGCTCTGCCAGAGTGTATTATAAATTTTCTGTGTTGATCAGAAGACATTGGCTGTTTAGTTGGCTTAAACGATAAAGACGACGCCTCAGCATTTCTGTCAAAGCCATTGCCCCTGTTTGAGTCTGAGACACTGTCCGTTATTCTGTACATTGGGCTCTGAGAAGAGCGCTGTTGGTTGTAGGTGAAATTACCATAGCTAGAGTCCATATCTCCATGTCCACTCATGTAGAAAGCTTTTCGTTTTAATGAGTTGGATGTGCTGCCATTCAAAGGTGTTGGTGCAATTGGTGTATGGTTATGGGACTGGTAGGTGTAGCCGGGCAGTGTGGAAGGAGGGATTGGTGTAGGAGCTGCAATACCGGACGGCAGATAAGCAGAAGGAGGGGGTGCTCCCCCAGGGCTATAACCAGGGCCAACAGCATTCTGAGAAGGATACCCTGTTGGAGGATAATTGTAGTTGGGAAGGTTTGGAGACCCGGCATTGTAGCTCGGCACTAAGGTagggggaggaggtgggggtggTGGTTGTAAAAGCCCAGCACTGTGCAAAGGAGAGGGGTGTGGGGAGGGGAGGGCTGGGGTACTCTGGCTGCTGTAGCTAGAATGCAGGTAGGAGCCATTGTAGCTGGCAGTATATTCCTGAGAGGGGAGGCCCGAGTGGAGCGTAGTGGCTGTGTGGCTTCCACAGTTACTGCTGGAATAGCTAGGCTCAGACAAGCTGCTGGCAACCTCTGGGGAGCTGCCTATGCTAGCCGACACATCTGTAGGGGGTAGGGCAGCTGTCATTCCAGCTTTGCTCACAGATATAACATCTGGAACACAGTTCATTGGGTAAATCCCCTCCTGCCAGGACTCATTCTCTGACTTTCGTCCATTCATGAGTCCAGTGGTGCTATCAGAGTAGGAACACAGCAGGGCTCTCTCATTTGGGCCCTCTAGGATCCCAGAGTACTTTTCTGCATATTTCTTAAGCAGATTGGAGGCAGTCAGCGCAGAGATGTCATCGTTTGCCCATGCATACTGGTATGTTCGCTGTAAGTGCCCCCGGTAGGCCTCCACTTTGTGTGCTGGCGAGCGGGTAGTGGATGAGATGTCAAAGTGTTGTTCTGCCCATTGTGTGTGCTCTGGGGTCCACTGCATCTTTAGACCTAGATATTCCCCATAAGGAAGAAATATGTCAAAGTAAGCATTACATCATGGTTAATAATCATATTAAATATTCTAACATGTTCTAATCATAATAGTCAATAGTGTAAGTCAAACACCGTGAAAAAGTCCATAATGAATAAATTG
This window encodes:
- the fign gene encoding fidgetin, with the translated sequence MITSTSIYGLKMQWTPEHTQWAEQHFDISSTTRSPAHKVEAYRGHLQRTYQYAWANDDISALTASNLLKKYAEKYSGILEGPNERALLCSYSDSTTGLMNGRKSENESWQEGIYPMNCVPDVISVSKAGMTAALPPTDVSASIGSSPEVASSLSEPSYSSSNCGSHTATTLHSGLPSQEYTASYNGSYLHSSYSSQSTPALPSPHPSPLHSAGLLQPPPPPPPPTLVPSYNAGSPNLPNYNYPPTGYPSQNAVGPGYSPGGAPPPSAYLPSGIAAPTPIPPSTLPGYTYQSHNHTPIAPTPLNGSTSNSLKRKAFYMSGHGDMDSSYGNFTYNQQRSSQSPMYRITDSVSDSNRGNGFDRNAEASSLSFKPTKQPMSSDQHRKFIIHSGRALTPPSYGSTKSSVGDLRTGEPYSKFGSSIMSERTEEHRQHLSHSLTGPDIGTATSSIHAAEEQLKNSDSNLVEMVTTEILQQGPPVDWSDIAGLDMAKAAIKEEILWPILRPDMFSGLATLPRSLLLFGPQGTGRTLLAQSMASQLGAAFLRLSSSALVTKWLGEGDKIIQASFLVARCRQPAVVFIREVDLLLSAQLSEESPVNRLKAELLMQLDSILTSAEDHVLVVCSTNKPEEIPESLRRYFAKRLLIPLPDGTARHQIISQLLSQHNYCLSDKEMSLLVQRTEGFSGLDVAQLCQEAVVGPLHGIPGADLSTLHPTQMRPVSYEDFDNVFCKSP